The nucleotide sequence AATTACGAGCAAGGTGATGAGGTTATTAAGCCGCAGAAAGTCATTGAAGCTTTGTATAAGCACACTGACGGTAAAGCTTACGTAAGTTCAGATGTAGGCCAGCACCAAATGTTTGCGGCACTTTATTATCAGTACGATAAGCCGCGTCAGTGGATAAACTCAGGTGGCTTAGGCACCATGGGCTTTGGTTTACCGGCGGCAATGGGGGTGCAGTTTGCTCATCCTAACGCCACTTCAGTGGTTGTGACGGGTGATGGCAGTATTCAAATGAATATTCAGGAACTGTCTACCTGTTTACAGTACAACTTGCCGATTAAAATCATTTCATTGAATAACCGTGCTTTGGGTATGGTTCGTCAGTGGCAAGATATGATTTATAAGGGGCGTCACTCTCATTCATATATGGATTCAATGCCAGACTTTGTGAAGTTAGCGGAAGCTTACGGCCATGTTGGCATCAAAGTAGATAAATTAGACGACCTCGACGCAGCAATGGAGAAATGTTTCAGTTACACAGATCGCCTCGTGTTTATGGACATTGCTATCGACCAAAACGAACACGTATACCCAATGCAAATTAAGTATGGCGCAATGGACGACATGCGCTTAAGCAAGACGGAGCGAACCTGATGAAACGCATTATTTCTGTATTAATGGAAAACGCCCCTGGCGCACTATCTCGAATCGTAGGTGTATTTTCACAACGGGGTTACAACGTCGACTCTTTATGTGTGGCACCGACCGACGATGAAAGTTTATCTCGTTTAACCATCATCACCCATGGCGACGACAAAGTGATTGAGCAGATCACAAAACAAGTGAATAAGCTTGTTGATGTATTGAAAGTGGTCGATCTTACTGAAGGTGCCCATATTGAGCGTGAACTGATGCTTATCAAAGTGGCGACACGGACAGAATCAGTGCGCGCCGAAGTAAAGCGAAATGCGGATATTTTCCGTGGTACCATTTTGGATGTAAACGCGAATAACTACACCATTGAATTGACAGGTACTACCGATAAACTGGATGCTTTTGCAACGACCATGGGGCAGTGTGCGGAGATCATTGAATCATCTCGCACTGGTGTTTGTGGTCTAGCTCGAGGGGATCGCGCGTTGCGCCCCTAGTCGAGTTTGATTGAATTGGCAAGCCGGCGCTATTTTGTAGCGCCGGCTTTTTTAATGCGCTTTACCGTAATAGGCTTCAATGCGAAACGCCATGCCATATGAAGGCTTAAAGCCTTCATCTCGTCGCCACAACACGAAGGGCTCGACGTCAAAGTACAACCATTCACGTAACGGGTTAGAGCGCCAACGTAGCCCTGTGTAAACCTCTTCCACCTTGTATTGCGGGCGATCTAATCCTTCTACCATTAGTCGATACATCAATGCATTGTGAGTATCAATAGGATACAAATGTTGAAGCTCGTGACGCCAAAGCCAATCGTTGGAGTCATCCCTGAAATAAAAGCGATTATTTAATCGAGTCACGTTATTATTTTCAGCCACATGCTGAATCGCCGCGCCCAATTCAGCACCCAGCCTGTCTCGGGTGTAGTAATACAATTCAGCATCATACAACATGGCCCAATGAGCATTGAACTCCATGGCGTCGCGATATCGGCTTTTTACGTAAAGCTGGTCACGTCGGCCTGCGCCTATGCGATATGAATAGTGCGAATTCTGTTCGGGCCGGAAACGAAGGGCAATGGTGGTGTTATCACGTCGCCCTAGTGAATCGTTTCGAGCCGCTTTCAGCGTGTCACTTTGCGTCTCATCTTCATTGTCGCTAAGCAATAGATCCACCCTATCTTCTAGATGGGGAAGCGACACCCGTATACGAAAACGAAGGTCGGTTTCTGCAAGGTCGCGACTTCGAGGTTCCCAACTGAGTTGAATGCGGCCTTCTGCTTTGGCTTGCTTATTTCTATGGGGGCCGTTTTCTTGGGAAAACATGCCGTCAAACTGACGAACGGTAAAATCGATGGAGTCTGTAAAACTGCGCTGCCACACATCAAACCAAGCACTATCGTCGACACTATCTTGCGGGCTTTGTATCGCGGTCACAGGCTGTGAGTTGAGAAGGGTCGATGATGGTGACAATAAATGGCAAAGCGTTACTGCAACGCACAACATCCTTTTTAAACCTCCTTTTTTTAGGTGAAATACCTATCAAAACCTTACCTTTATGCTAGGTATCAGCATGCGACTTGTGGTAACAAACGTCAATGATTAATGTGCCGTGCAAA is from Alteromonas australica and encodes:
- the ilvN gene encoding acetolactate synthase small subunit, which encodes MKRIISVLMENAPGALSRIVGVFSQRGYNVDSLCVAPTDDESLSRLTIITHGDDKVIEQITKQVNKLVDVLKVVDLTEGAHIERELMLIKVATRTESVRAEVKRNADIFRGTILDVNANNYTIELTGTTDKLDAFATTMGQCAEIIESSRTGVCGLARGDRALRP